The genomic DNA GAGCACAAGCTCCAGGTCGTGGCGGAGCGCCAGACCCATGTCCTGCCCGTGGACGAGGCCGCGCGGCGCGCTTTGGCGGCGCGGATGGGCTTCGGTAAGGACGCGGGCGCGCTCGCGCGTCTGGAGGCCGAGCTTGCGCGCCATCGCGAGCTGGTCGCGGCGCAGTTCCGCGAGATGCTCGGCGGGGCCGAAGATCGCGCGGGGCACGCCGCCTCGGAAGAGGCCGAGCGCGCATGGCGTGCGGCGCTTGATCCGCGCGCGGCGGCGCCGGCGCTGGCCGCGATGGGGTTTGCGCGGCCCGAGGAAAGCGCGGGCCATCTGATGCTGCTCGCGCGCGGCCCCGAGCATGCGCTCGCGATCGCCTCGCCGCGCCGGCGTGAGCTACTTGAACGGCTCGGGCCGTTGCTGCTCGACGAGATCCGCGGACTTGCCGATCCCGACCTTGCGCTGATGAACCTTGCCGCGTTCATCGCGGCGATCGGCGCGCGCACTTCCTTTTTGGATCTGCTCGAACAGCATCCCGCGACCCGCCGCGTGGTGCTGAGCCTGTTCGCTTCCAGCGCATACCTCTCGACCGTCTTCATCCGCCATCCCGACATGCTCGACACCCTGGTGCGCTCCGACCTCGCACGCCCGCGCCGCGCCCGCGAGGAGCTCGAGGAGGAGCTGCGCGGGCTGGTGGTGGCGAGCCCGGATCTCGAAAGCCGGCTCGACGCAATCCGCGCCTTTCGCCATCAGGAGTTTCTGCGCATCGCGATCGCCGACCTCGCGGGCGACCTCGACGCCGACGCCGTGCAGGCGGAGCTGGGCGTGCTGGCCGAAGTCGTGGCGCGGCGCGCGCTCGCGCTGGCGCGCGCGGAAGTCGGCGCGCACGTCGCGATCCCGTCCACGCTGGAGTTGGTGGCGGTCGCGATGGGCCGGCTGGGGGCGGGCGAGATGTCCTACAACTCCGACCTCGATCTGATTTTCGTCTATCACGACCGCGGCGAGGTCGCCGAGGGCAGCCGGGTCGCGGCGTCGAAGATCGTGCAGCGCATGATCGCGGTGCTCGAAGCGCGCACGCGCGAGGGCTACGCTTACAAGATCGATTTGCGGCTGCGCCCATCGGGCAATGCTGGCCCGCTGGTCGCCTCGCTCGACGGCTTCCGCGAGTACCATCGCACTAGCTCCGCCGTATGGGAGCGCCAGGCGCTGGTGCGCGCGCGGGTGATCGCGGGCGAGCCCGAGCTCGCCGCCGAGGTCGAGGCGGCGCGCCGCGAGTTCGTCTTCGGCCGCGGGCTGAACGCCGCCGAGGTGGGCGAAATCGCCACGATGCGCGCGCGGATCGAGCGCGAGCTCGGCGCCGACGGCCGCGACCGCATCAACATCAAGCAGGGCCGCGGCGGGCTGGTCGACGTCGAGTTTCTGACCCAGATGATGGCGCTGCGCTACGGGCATCGCTATCCCGAGCTGGCCTCGCGCGCGACGGTCGAGCTGATCCGCGGGATCGGCGCGTGCGGGCTGCTCGATCGTGCGGCGGCGGCGCAGCTCGAAACGGATTACCGCTTCCTCTCGCTTTTGGAGAACCGGCTGCGGATCGAGACCGACCAGCCCGCCTGGGCGTTCGCGATTGACACCGAGAGCCTGCGCCATCTGGCGCATCGGATGGGCTACGAAGGCGAGGGCGGGGCGGCGCGCCTGCTCGCTGAGGTCGAGTTCTGCCGCACGCGCATCCGCGCGATCTTCGACGAATGCTTCCGCATCGAGCAATCACGCGAAGGGTGAGCTCGCCGCGCGGCGCCCTCCGGCCTCGTGTTCCAGACCGAATCAGAAACTCAGCTTCACGCCGGCGACGAAGTTGACCGGCGGCGACGGGAAGCCCATCACCTCGGCGTAGTGGCGGTCGAGCAGGTTCATCACCCGCGCGTACACCTGCTCGTCGCGCAGACCTCCCCAGCGCAGTCCCGGATCGTAGCTGACCGTCAGATCGAAGCGGTTGTAGGCGGCGTGGTTCTGAATCGCCGAGGTCGTCGGGTTGATGTCGTCGCGATCGCCAACGAAGTAGTAGGCGAGATTGGCGGTGACCGCGTCGTCGGGGCGCCATAGCGCCTTGCGCGCGTATGCGAGCAGCGCGAAGGCCGAGTACTTGGGCACCCGGATCGGCCGGATGTTAGGCGCCGGCGCGACGTGGGTCTGGTCGAGGAACGTCAGGTTGCCGCTGAACTTGAGCCCGCGCGCAAGTTGGAGCGCGGGCACGAACTCCACTCCCTGCGTATCGACGCGGCCCGCGTTTTCCGCCTCCACGCACCCGGGAAACGTCGTGCACGGCGCGGCCACGATCAGCCCGTGCACGCGGCGCGAGAAGTAGGTAGCGGTGAGGCTCGCGGTCTCGCCGAAGCGTTTGGTGATCCCACCGTCGTACTCGCTGGAGATCTCCGGCCGCAGGTCGGGGTTGCCAAAATCGGGGAAGTACAGCTCGTTGAAGGCGGGCGCGCGGAAGCCCTCGCTGTAGCTGCCGCGCAGGGTCAGCCCCCAACGGTCGAGCGGGATCGCGACGGTCCACGCCGGGCTCATCTCTTCGCCGAACTGGCTGTTGCCGTCCACCCGCAGCCCGCCGGTCATCAGCAGCCAACCGTCGAACAGCCGCCCTTCCTGTTCCAAATACCCTGCGTACTCCTGGCGACGAGCGTGAAAGGCGGTGAAGAACTGCATCGGCGGCTCGGTGGTGTCGAAGAGATGAGCCGAGCGCACCCAGCGGTCCTTAAAGTCGAAGCCGGCGAGCGAGCGAAAGCCCTCGCCCCATCGGTAATGCAGCTCCATGTTGGTGCCGCGGGTTTCGTCCGGGATACGGTCGCGCTCGAAGTTCGGATTGGCGGGGTAGGGGGTGTCGTTGATGCGCTGATCGTTGCGCACGAAGAAGACGTTCATGCGCCCGTCGATCCGGTCGCTGAACCTGTGCGTGATCACGCCATTGTAGAGCATGAACTCGTTGCGCTCGTGCGCGTTGGGATCGACCGGGGTGAGAAAGTTGGAGAAATCCACCAGGCTGATGTTGGCGCGCATGTAGCGCGCAAAGCCGGTCAGCGTGGTGTCTTCGTCGAGATGGTAATCCAGACGCGCAACCCCGGCGAGGTTATCAAAGCTGTCGTTGCGCGGGCGGAAGCCGGAGGTCGAAAAGTACGAAAGCGAACCCGCATAGGCGAGCCGCCCCTCGGCCCCGTCCACGCTCAGCGCCTGGCGCTGGGTCGCGCGATTGCCGCCCTCGCCGTCGTAGGTCAGCTTAAGCGGCCCGCTGCCCTCGCGCGTGATGAAATTGACCACGCCGCCGATCGCTGAGGAGCCGTAGAGCGCGCCGCCCGCGCCGCGCACCACCTCGATCCGGTCGAGGCCGTCGTTGGTAAGGTCGGAAACGTCGAAGCCGCCGGTGGCGCCGCTGTTGACCGCTACACCGTCGATCAGGATAAGCGTCTGCGCGGCGGTCGAGCCGCGGATTGTGATGTCGGTCTGGCTGCCCGGCGAGCCGCTCTGGATCACCTGCACCCCGGGCACCTGACGCAGCGCGTCGCCCGCGGAGTTGATGTGCTGCTGCTGGATCTGCTGCGCGCCGACGACGCTGGCGGTAGTGCCGATGTCTTCCAGCGGCTGCTCCATCCGGGTCGCGGTCACGATGAAGACCATCCGGGGCAGCTTCTTGCGCTGCGGCTTGGATTTCGCCTGCGCGCCATGTGCCGCCGGCGCGGTCGGCGACGACGACGTGGGCTGCGAGGACTGGTTTGCAGGTGACGCCGGCGCAGCTTGCCTGGTGCGCTGCGCCGATTGCGTCGAAGCCGCCGGCGTCGCCGCGGCTTCGGCGCGCGCGCGGCGCGCTTTCGCTAGCGTCGCAAGAAGGAAAAGTGTCAGGACCGATCCGGCAACGAGCGCTCGTCTCATAGCCTCCCTCGAGCTATGCGCCCGCCTGCCTGCGCGCGGCGACGAGGCTCAAGAGCTACGGCTGGCTCCCTAAGCGGGAGTGACGAGGCGTCCCGAGCCGCTTTCCCCGCGGAAAGCAGACGGCGTGTATTCGCCCGGCCGGTCTCCTGGCTTGGGGATCGTCCGCGGACCCGCCTTCCCGCTCAAGCGGTGGCTTGGATGGGCCGTTGTCCCCCCGTACAGTTGCGGGGCAGCGCCGGACTCTAACCGGCTTCCCGGACACCGGGCGTGCAAGACTGATATGCTTTTGCGCGCGGACAGTCAATGAGCAGCCGGTCCGGCTGCGAAGGTCGAGCAAAGACGTTGGTAGATTGAACGGCGCACGAGAGGAGCGGATGGGAGCGGTCACACTGATCACGGGTGGGGCGCGCAGCGGCAAGAGCGCGCACGCGCTGGCGCTCGCCGAGGCATCGGGCGCGGCGCGCCGCTTCTTCGTAGCGACTGCCGAGCCGCTTGACGACGAGATGCGCGAGCGCATCGCGCATCATCGCGCGCACCGTCCGACCGCGTTCGCTACCGTCGAAGAGCCGATCGCGATCGCCGCGGCGCTAGTCGCGCTGGAGGGGCGCGCCGACCTGGTGATCATCGATTGTGTGACGCTCTGGATTTCCAACCTGATGCTCGCCGGGCGCAGCGACGATGCGATAGCGGCCGAAGCGCGCGCATTGGCCGACGTGCTGGCCGCCGCCGGGTTCGAGAGCCTCGTGGTGAGCGGCGAGGTCGGCGCCGGGATCGTCCCGGAGAACGCGACGGCGCGCCGCTTTCGCGACCTGCTCGGATGGGCGAATCAGGCGGTGGCGCAGGTGGCGCAGCGGGTCGTGCTGATGGTCGCGGGTTGCCCGCTGCGCGTGAAATAACCAAACCAGAATTCGGGCCTCCCTTCTTCTGGGGAGGACACACAGATCGCGCGCAGGCTTCAGCCTGCGCCACAGACAGAGGAACGCTGCGCTCCGAATCGAGCGGCGCGTTCCCTTGCATCAGCGCGCCGCCATCGCGAGCAGCGCGGCGAGTTCGACCAGCTCGCCCGCCGCCCCGATCAGATCGCCCGTCACTCCGCCGAGCCATCGCCGGTACGCCGCGCGCAGCGTCGCGGCCAGCGTAAGCGCGGCCGCGCACGCCGCCACCACCCGCCACGAAAGTATCGGCAGTGCGGCGAGCGCGACCGTGGCGCTGGCGAGCGCCAGATTGCGATCACCGCCGTCGCGCAGGATGGCGGTGCCCGCGCCCTCCGCGCGCAGGTATTCGATTCGCCAGCTCACCGCCGCCATCGCCCATCGCCCAAGCCCGGGCGCGATCCACAGTGCGGCCGCGCGGCGCGCCGCGCCGGCCTTGCAAATCGTCGCCAGTGCCACGATTTCGAGCGCGAGGAGGAGAACGATCGCGACCGCGCCGAAGCTGCCGATCCGGCTGTCGCGCATGACCGCGAGCGCGCGACGGCGATCCGCACGCGCGCCCAGTGCGTCGGCGGCGTCGGCGAGCGCGTCGAGATGGACCGCGCCAGTGAGCACGGTCAGCGAGAGCACCACGAGCGCTGCGGAGAGCATGTCGCCAAACAGCGGAAGCAAGACAAAATCTTCGACGAGCAGCACGCCCCCGATGACGAAACCCACCAGCGGGAACCATCCGAGCGAACCGGCAACCGCTTCAGGCTCGGCCGGAAAGCCCGCGAGCACCGGCAGGATAGTCAGGAAGCCCGCGGCGAGCCGCAGCTCGGCAAGCCATCCGGCGCCCCTCTCGCCGCGCAGCCTCATCCGATCTTTTCGGAAACTCCCGCGCTCTCGAACGTCGCCATCTCGCGGTAGAGCGCAAGCGCTGACTCTATAACGCTCATCGCCAGCGCGGCACCGGTGCCCTCACCCAGGCGCATCCCGAGATCGAGGATCGGCCGCACGCCCAGCCGCTCGAGCGCCAGCGCATGGCCGCCCTCGGCCGAGCGGTGACCGAAAAAGAGATGCGCGAGCAGGCCGGGACGCAGGCGTTCGGCCGCAGCCGCGGCGGCGGTGGCGATAAAGCCGTCAACCACGACCGGCACGCGCCGCGCCGCGCCGCCCAGGCATACGCCGGCCATCGCCGCGATCTCAAAGCCGCCGAGGGTGGCGAGCGTCGCGAGCGGATCGGCAAGCGCGGTGCGATGGAGTTCGAGCGCGCGCGCTATCACTTCGAGCTTGCGGCGCATCCCGGGGTTGTCGAGCCCCGTGCCGCGGCCGGCGAGATGCGCGGGTGCAAGACCGGTCGCGGCCGCGAGCAGCGCGGCCGCCGCGGTGCTGTTCGCGATTCCCATCTCGCCGATTCCGATGAGCGTCGCACCGGCGGCGGCTGCCGCGTGGGCGGTTTCAATCCCGGCCTCCAGCGCGGCGCGCGCCTGCTCGGGCGACATCGCGGGCTCACGCGCGACGTTGCGCGTTCCCGCGGCGATTCGCCGGTAAAGTACGCCCGGCAGCGCCTCGGCCGTCGTATCGATCGCGACGCCGACGTCGACGATCCACAGGTGGTAGCCCAAGCGGCGGGCGAGCACGCTTATCGCGGCGCCGCCGCGCGCGATATTGCGCAGCATCTCGCCCGTCACCGCCTGCGGATAGGCGCTGACCCCCTCCTCGGCGACGCCGTGGTCGGCGACGAAGACGGTGAGCGCGCCGCCGCCGAAGGCCGCCGTCGGGTCGCCGCGCACGGCGGCGTAGCGGCGCGCGATCGCCTCGAGATCGCCGAGGCTGCCGCGCGGTTTGGTAAGCGAATCGAGACGATGTGCGGCCTGGGCGGCCGCGGCCGCGTCGGGCGGCGCGATCGCGCCAATCGTCTGCTCCAGCAATCCCATTGCCTTCAAGTTACAGCGGCCGCCCGCGCCGAAGTCGCCGAACCGCACGAGCCCACCTACCGGCGACCCTGCCCCTCAGTACGCTGGAGCGGGCTTGGTTCCGGCTTGTTGGCATGCGGGCGTGCGCGGAAGCGGCGCGCGCCCGCACGCTGCTCGACGTGTCTAGGCGGCGGCCGCCTTGCGCGCTGCGTCCAGCGCGGCGTCGAAATTCGGCTGGTTGGCGACTTCCTTGACGTATTCCGCGTGGACGACGGTGTCGTTTTTGTCGAGCACGAAGACCGCGCGCCCAAGCAGGTGCAGCTCCTTTATCAGGTCGCCGTATTTCTGGCCGAATTCGGCTGCGCGCCAGTCGCTGGCCATCGTGACCTTGTCCACTCCCGCCGCGCCGCACCATCGCGCCTGCGCAAACGGCAGGTCCATCGAGATCGTCAGCACCGCCACGTCGCCCGGCAGCCTGGCGGCTTCCTCGTTGAAGCGGCGCGTCTCGGCATCGCATACGGGGGTATCGATCGACGGGATCGCGGCGATGATTTTGACCTTGCCCTTGAACTGATCGAGCGTCACCGGCGCCATCCCCTTGCCCACGGCGGTGAAGCTGGGCGCCTTCTGCCCGACCTTCAGCTCCGGACCAACCAGCGTCAGCGGATTGCCGCGCATCGTGACCGCGCCCTTGCGTTCTTCAGCCATCGTCAGTTCTCCCTTCCAGTGCCGGCCGCGGCGAGGCCTCGCGCGCGAACCGGCGTGCTAGCCCGGGTCGGCAGCTGCGTAACGGCGCCGGCGCTCCTGCTCGACAGCGTCGGCGTCCTCTTTTTTGGGACGCGGCGGCAGAAACCCGGGCGTGTAATCGGTCTGTTCCCATCGGCGGTCGCTCGGATCCCATACGTACGGCAGCTCGACGATCGTGCCCGGACGCGTGATCGTCTCGAAGGCACGCAGTGCGTCGCGGATGATCGCGCGCTGGCCCTCGCGGTCGTCCGGCTTGCCGGTCTGATGGCCGAGCGGGTAGTTGAGGAAAACCGCGCGCGGCGGATTGACGGCCTGGGTGATGTCGTAGGCCGAGGTCATGCAGAGCGTCGGGATTCCGGCGGCTTCGACTACGCGGGCGATCAGTCCAACGGACTGATGGCACACGGGTCAGGCAGGCACCAGATAAAAGGCCTCGACCCGCCGGCTGCGCAGCTCCTCGACGATCTTCGGCGCCAGCTCCTCGCGCACCTTGCGCGCGGAGTAGATCCCTCCCATGAAAGTGAAAGCTGGGTCGCACAGCTCGCCGATCACGCCCTCGGCCTCGAACTCGCGCAGGCGTTCGAGCGGGAAGACGCAGTTGGGGTCGCGCTCGGCGTCTTTGGTCGGATAGCCGAAGTGCCATACGCCAAGGTCGGCGCGCGTCGCGTCTTTGGGGATCAACCGGTAGCTAGCGTCCTCGCGATGGAAGCGCGGCTGGTCGCGGTAGAGGACACCGCCGGAGCTCATCAGGGCGACCCTGCACTGAGCGAGCGGCTTTTTGAGCGGCGTCCATGGCGGCGGCTCCTCGTTCACCACCCATCTGTAGGGCGCGTAGGCCTTGTACAGCTCGCGTGTGCGCGGGATGTAGGCGATCGGCATCGGCGGCCTCCTTGTAAGTTCCGTCCCCGACGCGGCGGGTCACGACGCCTCGGGCGGAAACATCATCTTACCTGCATGGAATTCGCGCGCAATGAAGTCGATGAAGCCGTGGCGCACCGGCCATTCCAGCCGACTGTCGCGCCAATGGACGCGGCCGTCGGGCCCCTCGAACTCGGCCAGCAGGTCGCTTGAGGCCATCGCCTTGCGCGCGCGTTCGATGTCGGCGGCGACCAGCGGGATCGCGCGCATCCGCTTCTCCCACGCCGCGAGCGCGGGGAACTCGTCCATCGCGATGCGCATCGCGCGCGCCATCGGCACGTGGCAGATCGCGGCGAAGTCGGCGACCGTCGGCGCCGCGCCGCAGAAGTACTCGCGCCCGCCCAGTTCGCGCTCCAGGTGCGCGAGCAGTGCATGGAATTCCCTGCGCCCGGCCTCCTTCATCGCCGCCGCCTCGGGCTGGGAGGAGCGCACCAGGCCGAGGAAGTAGCCGAAGGCGG from Candidatus Binataceae bacterium includes the following:
- the glnE gene encoding bifunctional [glutamate--ammonia ligase]-adenylyl-L-tyrosine phosphorylase/[glutamate--ammonia-ligase] adenylyltransferase; protein product: MSEQVSLPPELGGLAAQLARLLGEAGLAAAAGAAVAAHAPDERLALAAMLKLGEESPAALREALADSALAADLARCVGGSEVVAQGLGTMGPGWLEFFRAARAASAHSLAAATHFSASPSADRREAARRLGEFKRRLFLQIAIADLTRRLDVAATMEAMSRLAAECAGAALECARLILGKRAPLAGRFCVLAMGKLGARELNLSSDIDLIYVFDGPEGETEAATRLGEVLTELLSGECFRVDLRLRPGGRNSPLVTSFLGALGFYQNFGQTWERAALLRARPLAGALEVGERLLGELGHCVYRRFLDFDTLRQLRAMKYQIERELRAPDLVSRNIKLGYGGIRELEFVVQALILVWGGRDPRLRTVRTLDALERLGALGYLDAARARELAAAYLFLRDVEHKLQVVAERQTHVLPVDEAARRALAARMGFGKDAGALARLEAELARHRELVAAQFREMLGGAEDRAGHAASEEAERAWRAALDPRAAAPALAAMGFARPEESAGHLMLLARGPEHALAIASPRRRELLERLGPLLLDEIRGLADPDLALMNLAAFIAAIGARTSFLDLLEQHPATRRVVLSLFASSAYLSTVFIRHPDMLDTLVRSDLARPRRAREELEEELRGLVVASPDLESRLDAIRAFRHQEFLRIAIADLAGDLDADAVQAELGVLAEVVARRALALARAEVGAHVAIPSTLELVAVAMGRLGAGEMSYNSDLDLIFVYHDRGEVAEGSRVAASKIVQRMIAVLEARTREGYAYKIDLRLRPSGNAGPLVASLDGFREYHRTSSAVWERQALVRARVIAGEPELAAEVEAARREFVFGRGLNAAEVGEIATMRARIERELGADGRDRINIKQGRGGLVDVEFLTQMMALRYGHRYPELASRATVELIRGIGACGLLDRAAAAQLETDYRFLSLLENRLRIETDQPAWAFAIDTESLRHLAHRMGYEGEGGAARLLAEVEFCRTRIRAIFDECFRIEQSREG
- a CDS encoding TonB-dependent receptor — protein: MVFIVTATRMEQPLEDIGTTASVVGAQQIQQQHINSAGDALRQVPGVQVIQSGSPGSQTDITIRGSTAAQTLILIDGVAVNSGATGGFDVSDLTNDGLDRIEVVRGAGGALYGSSAIGGVVNFITREGSGPLKLTYDGEGGNRATQRQALSVDGAEGRLAYAGSLSYFSTSGFRPRNDSFDNLAGVARLDYHLDEDTTLTGFARYMRANISLVDFSNFLTPVDPNAHERNEFMLYNGVITHRFSDRIDGRMNVFFVRNDQRINDTPYPANPNFERDRIPDETRGTNMELHYRWGEGFRSLAGFDFKDRWVRSAHLFDTTEPPMQFFTAFHARRQEYAGYLEQEGRLFDGWLLMTGGLRVDGNSQFGEEMSPAWTVAIPLDRWGLTLRGSYSEGFRAPAFNELYFPDFGNPDLRPEISSEYDGGITKRFGETASLTATYFSRRVHGLIVAAPCTTFPGCVEAENAGRVDTQGVEFVPALQLARGLKFSGNLTFLDQTHVAPAPNIRPIRVPKYSAFALLAYARKALWRPDDAVTANLAYYFVGDRDDINPTTSAIQNHAAYNRFDLTVSYDPGLRWGGLRDEQVYARVMNLLDRHYAEVMGFPSPPVNFVAGVKLSF
- the cobU gene encoding bifunctional adenosylcobinamide kinase/adenosylcobinamide-phosphate guanylyltransferase produces the protein MGAVTLITGGARSGKSAHALALAEASGAARRFFVATAEPLDDEMRERIAHHRAHRPTAFATVEEPIAIAAALVALEGRADLVIIDCVTLWISNLMLAGRSDDAIAAEARALADVLAAAGFESLVVSGEVGAGIVPENATARRFRDLLGWANQAVAQVAQRVVLMVAGCPLRVK
- the cobS gene encoding adenosylcobinamide-GDP ribazoletransferase, which gives rise to MRLRGERGAGWLAELRLAAGFLTILPVLAGFPAEPEAVAGSLGWFPLVGFVIGGVLLVEDFVLLPLFGDMLSAALVVLSLTVLTGAVHLDALADAADALGARADRRRALAVMRDSRIGSFGAVAIVLLLALEIVALATICKAGAARRAAALWIAPGLGRWAMAAVSWRIEYLRAEGAGTAILRDGGDRNLALASATVALAALPILSWRVVAACAAALTLAATLRAAYRRWLGGVTGDLIGAAGELVELAALLAMAAR
- the cobT gene encoding nicotinate-nucleotide--dimethylbenzimidazole phosphoribosyltransferase; the protein is MRFGDFGAGGRCNLKAMGLLEQTIGAIAPPDAAAAAQAAHRLDSLTKPRGSLGDLEAIARRYAAVRGDPTAAFGGGALTVFVADHGVAEEGVSAYPQAVTGEMLRNIARGGAAISVLARRLGYHLWIVDVGVAIDTTAEALPGVLYRRIAAGTRNVAREPAMSPEQARAALEAGIETAHAAAAAGATLIGIGEMGIANSTAAAALLAAATGLAPAHLAGRGTGLDNPGMRRKLEVIARALELHRTALADPLATLATLGGFEIAAMAGVCLGGAARRVPVVVDGFIATAAAAAAERLRPGLLAHLFFGHRSAEGGHALALERLGVRPILDLGMRLGEGTGAALAMSVIESALALYREMATFESAGVSEKIG
- the tpx gene encoding thiol peroxidase is translated as MAEERKGAVTMRGNPLTLVGPELKVGQKAPSFTAVGKGMAPVTLDQFKGKVKIIAAIPSIDTPVCDAETRRFNEEAARLPGDVAVLTISMDLPFAQARWCGAAGVDKVTMASDWRAAEFGQKYGDLIKELHLLGRAVFVLDKNDTVVHAEYVKEVANQPNFDAALDAARKAAAA
- a CDS encoding glycine/sarcosine/betaine reductase selenoprotein B family protein → MPIAYIPRTRELYKAYAPYRWVVNEEPPPWTPLKKPLAQCRVALMSSGGVLYRDQPRFHREDASYRLIPKDATRADLGVWHFGYPTKDAERDPNCVFPLERLREFEAEGVIGELCDPAFTFMGGIYSARKVREELAPKIVEELRSRRVEAFYLVPA
- a CDS encoding glutathione S-transferase family protein, whose product is MKLFTYATSPYARKVRMVLEYKGLACETAERCYSLDRKEDLRRASERAEVPVLVLDDGRVIADSTIICEYLEDAYPKPPVFPADAYERARMRALEDLCDRSFDATAFGYFLGLVRSSQPEAAAMKEAGRREFHALLAHLERELGGREYFCGAAPTVADFAAICHVPMARAMRIAMDEFPALAAWEKRMRAIPLVAADIERARKAMASSDLLAEFEGPDGRVHWRDSRLEWPVRHGFIDFIAREFHAGKMMFPPEAS